One stretch of Pseudomonas sp. NC02 DNA includes these proteins:
- a CDS encoding molybdopterin cofactor-binding domain-containing protein, translating to MNIRIDPTALPLVAALTDPVNLSRRRFLASTAVGALVIGFGLPLGSGRVQAATAAATAERGTQVPAFLEIRPDNTIRLLSPFIEGGQGTFTAMAQIVGEELDADPATFLVECAPPGEAFVVMENGMRITGGSMSVRMSYPTMRRLGALARAMLLEAGAQALKVPVSELSTEPGKVVHAASGRSLAYGELAGRAMDLPVPDVASVKLRDPSQFRWIGKPVKRLDAYDKSTGKALYSIDMKVDGMLHAAVQHAPRLGMTVGSLRNEDQVKAMPGVHSVHRLPGAVAVVAERWWHAKRAVESIQVDWLEPTADSKVRGMPKDFSSDEHFKRLAAETGPARDDENEGDVAGTLANAKTRVEATYHNQYLHHAQLEPPSALARFNPDGSLEIWLPNQAQDMFLADIAKRTGLAPERITLHSPLLGGFFGRHFLYDSASPYPQAIELAKAVGRPVKLIWSREEEFLRDVLRPVAAVNFRGALDSDGWPVAIEAVSATEGPTEALAGKQGEKLDPTALEGLSGKSYAIPNKRIAQIYVKGPVMLGYWRSVGNSLNDFFYESFLDELADKGGKDPFELRLHLLRDNQRLTTLLKAVGELSGGWKRGPFVAEDGSKRARGVAMASPFGTQTAVIAEVSIENGQVKVHDIWQAIDPGSIVNPAIVEAQVNGAVSLGLSQVLLEEAVYVDGLPRARNYDLYPVLPPSRMARVHVRVIESGEKMGGIGEPPLPAVAPAVANAVAALTGQRVRSMPLSRHSFT from the coding sequence GAACGCGGTACGCAGGTGCCGGCCTTCCTGGAGATTCGCCCGGACAACACGATTCGTTTGCTCAGCCCGTTTATCGAAGGCGGCCAGGGCACGTTCACCGCGATGGCGCAGATTGTCGGCGAGGAGTTGGACGCCGACCCGGCCACGTTCCTGGTTGAGTGTGCCCCGCCCGGTGAAGCCTTTGTGGTGATGGAGAACGGCATGCGCATCACCGGCGGCAGTATGTCGGTGCGGATGAGTTACCCCACGATGCGCCGGCTGGGTGCGCTGGCCCGGGCCATGTTGCTGGAGGCCGGGGCGCAGGCGCTGAAGGTACCGGTGAGCGAGCTGTCGACCGAGCCGGGCAAGGTGGTACACGCGGCGTCCGGGCGTTCCCTTGCGTATGGCGAGTTGGCCGGGCGGGCGATGGACCTGCCGGTACCGGATGTGGCCAGTGTGAAGCTGCGCGACCCAAGCCAGTTCCGTTGGATCGGCAAGCCGGTGAAGCGCCTCGATGCGTATGACAAGTCCACCGGCAAGGCGCTGTACAGCATTGATATGAAGGTCGACGGCATGCTCCATGCCGCCGTGCAGCATGCGCCCCGGCTCGGCATGACCGTGGGCAGCCTGCGCAACGAAGACCAGGTCAAGGCCATGCCGGGCGTGCATTCGGTGCATCGCCTGCCCGGTGCGGTGGCGGTGGTGGCCGAGCGTTGGTGGCATGCCAAGCGTGCGGTGGAGTCGATTCAGGTCGACTGGCTGGAGCCGACGGCTGATTCCAAGGTGCGCGGGATGCCGAAGGACTTTTCCAGCGACGAGCATTTCAAGCGTCTGGCCGCAGAAACCGGCCCGGCCCGTGATGATGAGAACGAGGGCGACGTGGCCGGCACGCTGGCCAATGCCAAGACCAGGGTCGAGGCCACTTACCACAACCAGTACCTGCACCATGCCCAGTTGGAGCCGCCTTCGGCGCTGGCGCGCTTCAACCCTGACGGTTCGCTGGAGATCTGGCTGCCGAATCAGGCGCAGGACATGTTCCTGGCCGATATCGCCAAGCGCACCGGCCTGGCCCCGGAGCGGATTACCCTGCATTCGCCGTTGTTGGGTGGTTTTTTCGGGCGGCACTTCCTGTATGACTCGGCCAGTCCTTACCCGCAGGCCATCGAGTTGGCCAAGGCGGTGGGGCGCCCGGTGAAGTTGATCTGGAGCCGCGAAGAAGAATTCCTGCGGGATGTGCTGCGCCCGGTCGCAGCGGTGAATTTCCGTGGGGCGCTGGACAGCGACGGCTGGCCGGTGGCGATTGAAGCGGTGAGTGCCACGGAGGGGCCAACCGAGGCCCTGGCGGGCAAGCAGGGCGAGAAGCTCGACCCGACGGCCCTTGAGGGACTGTCCGGCAAGTCCTATGCGATTCCCAACAAGCGTATCGCACAGATCTATGTGAAGGGCCCGGTGATGCTGGGCTACTGGCGTTCGGTGGGCAATTCGCTGAATGACTTTTTCTACGAATCTTTCCTGGATGAACTGGCCGACAAAGGGGGCAAGGACCCGTTCGAGTTGCGCCTGCATCTGTTGCGGGATAACCAGCGGCTGACCACCCTGCTGAAGGCGGTGGGCGAGTTGTCGGGTGGCTGGAAACGTGGACCGTTTGTTGCCGAAGACGGCAGCAAGCGCGCACGCGGGGTGGCGATGGCGTCACCGTTCGGCACCCAGACGGCGGTGATTGCCGAGGTGTCGATCGAGAACGGCCAGGTCAAGGTGCACGACATCTGGCAGGCAATCGACCCGGGCAGCATCGTCAACCCGGCGATTGTCGAGGCGCAGGTGAATGGGGCGGTGTCGCTGGGCTTGTCCCAGGTGCTGTTGGAGGAAGCGGTGTATGTGGACGGCTTGCCTCGGGCGCGTAACTACGATTTGTACCCGGTGCTGCCGCCTTCGCGGATGGCCCGGGTGCACGTGCGCGTGATCGAGAGCGGGGAAAAAATGGGCGGTATTGGCGAACCGCCGCTGCCCGCCGTGGCGCCTGCCGTGGCCAACGCCGTCGCGGCGTTGACCGGGCAGCGCGTTCGCAGCATGCCGTTAAGCCGCCACTCCTTCACCTGA
- a CDS encoding cytochrome c produces MNNRRFARTVGWLALPCLVAAGLLAWYVTREPVSPLGAEPVATDPALVARGEYVARLSDCVACHSVPNGKPFAGGLEMATPLGAIHATNVTPDPETGIGSYSLADFDRAVRQGVAPGGRRLYPAMPYPSYAKLSDDDVRALYAFFMKGVAPVQQANIKSSIPWPLNMRWPIALWNGVFTDSKPYVAKAGKDELWNRGAYIVQGPGHCGSCHTPRGLAFNEKALDESGKPYLAGGLLDGWYAPSLRDDPNTGLGRWSEPEVVQFLKTGRNKHAVVYGSMTEAFNNSTQFMSDDDLAAIARYLRSLPGDEQRDGAAWQYQAVSAAQRLDAPGAHTYVTRCASCHGLEGKGQPDWMPPLAGATSALAKEDASAINITLNGSQRVVAANVADAYRMPAFREQLSDQEIAEVLTFVRGTWGNQGGAVDAKAVGKLREHTGPASSSPIILQMR; encoded by the coding sequence ATGAACAACCGTCGATTCGCAAGAACCGTTGGCTGGCTGGCGCTGCCGTGCCTGGTCGCCGCAGGCCTGCTGGCCTGGTATGTCACCCGCGAGCCTGTCTCGCCGTTGGGGGCCGAGCCCGTCGCCACGGACCCGGCGCTGGTCGCCCGAGGCGAGTATGTCGCCCGGCTCAGCGACTGTGTGGCGTGCCACAGCGTGCCCAACGGCAAGCCCTTTGCCGGTGGCCTGGAAATGGCCACGCCGCTGGGGGCGATCCACGCCACCAACGTCACGCCAGACCCGGAAACCGGCATTGGCAGCTACAGCCTCGCCGACTTCGACCGCGCGGTGCGCCAGGGTGTCGCGCCGGGTGGGCGCCGCCTGTATCCGGCGATGCCGTATCCGTCCTACGCCAAGCTCAGCGACGATGATGTGCGCGCCCTATACGCGTTCTTCATGAAGGGCGTGGCGCCGGTGCAGCAGGCCAATATCAAGAGTTCGATCCCGTGGCCATTGAATATGCGGTGGCCGATCGCGCTGTGGAATGGCGTGTTTACCGACAGCAAGCCATATGTCGCGAAGGCCGGGAAGGATGAACTGTGGAACCGGGGGGCCTACATCGTGCAGGGCCCGGGGCATTGCGGCAGTTGCCACACGCCACGGGGCCTGGCCTTCAACGAGAAGGCACTGGATGAAAGTGGCAAGCCGTACCTGGCCGGTGGCTTGCTCGACGGCTGGTACGCACCGAGCCTGCGGGATGATCCCAACACCGGCCTGGGGCGCTGGAGCGAGCCGGAAGTGGTGCAGTTCCTCAAGACCGGTCGCAACAAACATGCGGTGGTTTATGGCTCGATGACCGAGGCGTTCAACAACTCCACGCAGTTCATGAGCGACGATGACCTGGCGGCGATTGCGCGCTATCTGCGGTCATTGCCGGGCGACGAGCAGCGCGACGGTGCGGCCTGGCAGTATCAGGCGGTGTCGGCTGCGCAACGCCTGGATGCGCCGGGTGCGCATACCTATGTGACCCGCTGCGCCTCGTGCCACGGGCTGGAAGGCAAAGGGCAACCGGACTGGATGCCGCCGCTGGCCGGCGCCACCTCCGCACTGGCCAAGGAGGACGCCTCGGCGATCAACATCACCCTCAATGGCTCGCAGCGCGTAGTGGCGGCCAATGTGGCGGACGCTTATCGCATGCCGGCGTTCCGTGAGCAGTTGTCGGACCAGGAGATTGCTGAAGTGCTGACGTTTGTGCGCGGCACCTGGGGCAATCAGGGTGGGGCGGTGGATGCCAAGGCGGTGGGCAAGTTGCGTGAGCACACGGGCCCGGCGAGCAGCAGCCCGATCATTCTGCAAATGCGCTGA
- the msrA gene encoding peptide-methionine (S)-S-oxide reductase MsrA has translation MTNPTETALLAGGCFWGMQDLLRRYPGVLHTRVGYTGGDVPNATYRNHGNHAEAIEIVFDPTVITYRQILEFFFQIHDPSTPNRQGNDLGPSYRSAIYYLSEQQRDIAEDTAADVDASKLWPGRVVTEIEPAGPFWEAEPEHQDYLERIPNGYTCHFIRPNWKLPKRG, from the coding sequence ATGACCAACCCGACCGAAACCGCCCTGCTCGCCGGCGGCTGCTTCTGGGGCATGCAAGACCTGCTGCGCCGCTACCCCGGCGTGCTGCACACGCGGGTCGGCTACACCGGCGGCGATGTGCCGAATGCCACGTATCGCAACCACGGCAACCATGCCGAAGCCATCGAGATCGTCTTCGACCCGACGGTGATCACTTACCGGCAGATCCTCGAGTTCTTTTTCCAGATCCACGACCCCAGCACGCCCAACCGCCAGGGCAACGACTTGGGCCCCAGCTACCGTTCGGCGATTTATTACCTGAGCGAACAGCAACGCGACATCGCTGAAGACACCGCTGCCGACGTCGACGCCTCAAAACTGTGGCCGGGCCGTGTCGTCACCGAGATCGAACCGGCGGGGCCGTTCTGGGAGGCGGAGCCGGAGCATCAGGATTACCTGGAGCGGATTCCGAATGGCTATACCTGCCACTTCATCCGACCCAACTGGAAGCTGCCGAAACGCGGTTGA
- a CDS encoding MFS transporter — protein sequence MQTQDSSWGELLSGKNATRSIALSGGIALYATNTYIATTILPSVVAEIGGLALYAWSTTLYVVASILGSALTSKLLQRTGPRLAYALATLVFMVGVLICALAPNMPVMLAGRSIQGLGGGVLLALCYSMIQLVFEERLWPRAMALVSGMWGVATLVGPAVGGVFAEMDAWRLAFGSMVPVSLAYMVLTSRALPPRDTTATATARLPVPQLVLLAGAVLAVCAGSVSALPSWNLLGIATCVVLVVLLIRKESSATVRLLPRDALKFSTPLCALYATTCLLVIGMSSEIFMPYFLQHLHGQSPLIAGYMAALMAAGWTVSEIISSGWTGRGPHRAIIAGPLFIVAGLMMLAITTPIASQGEWTLLAPICLGLFLVGFGIGLGWPHLLTRILQVASEQDKDTAASSITTLQLFAMAMGAALAGVISNMAGINEVAGNGGIAHAARWLFALFTLAPVLALLMALRATRTKPIEGAPLDLGIVQPAPITSEVSNKGKHRP from the coding sequence ATGCAAACCCAAGACAGCAGTTGGGGCGAGTTGCTTAGCGGCAAGAACGCCACCCGCTCCATTGCCCTTTCAGGCGGCATCGCGCTGTATGCCACCAACACCTACATCGCCACCACCATCCTGCCGTCGGTGGTGGCCGAAATCGGCGGCCTGGCGCTTTATGCGTGGAGCACCACACTGTACGTGGTGGCCTCGATCCTCGGTTCCGCCCTCACCTCCAAGCTGTTGCAACGCACCGGTCCACGGCTGGCGTATGCGCTGGCCACACTGGTGTTCATGGTAGGCGTACTGATCTGTGCCCTGGCGCCGAACATGCCGGTGATGCTCGCCGGGCGCTCCATCCAGGGACTGGGCGGCGGGGTCTTGCTGGCCCTGTGTTACTCGATGATCCAACTGGTGTTCGAAGAGCGCCTGTGGCCGCGCGCAATGGCACTGGTGTCGGGGATGTGGGGCGTGGCGACGCTCGTCGGGCCGGCGGTGGGTGGCGTGTTTGCCGAGATGGACGCGTGGCGCCTGGCCTTCGGCTCGATGGTGCCGGTGAGCCTGGCGTACATGGTACTCACCAGCCGCGCCCTGCCCCCGCGCGACACCACGGCGACCGCCACCGCCCGTTTGCCGGTGCCGCAACTGGTGCTGCTGGCGGGCGCGGTGCTGGCGGTGTGTGCCGGCAGCGTCTCGGCGCTGCCGAGCTGGAACCTGTTGGGTATCGCCACCTGCGTCGTGCTGGTGGTGCTGTTGATCCGCAAGGAGTCCAGCGCTACCGTGCGTCTTTTGCCCCGGGATGCATTGAAGTTCAGCACCCCGCTCTGCGCGCTTTATGCGACCACCTGCCTGTTGGTGATCGGCATGAGCAGCGAGATCTTCATGCCGTACTTTCTGCAGCACTTACATGGCCAGTCGCCGCTGATCGCCGGTTACATGGCCGCGCTGATGGCGGCCGGCTGGACGGTCTCGGAAATCATCAGCTCCGGCTGGACCGGCCGCGGTCCACATCGCGCCATCATCGCGGGGCCATTGTTTATCGTGGCGGGCTTGATGATGCTGGCGATCACTACGCCCATCGCCAGCCAGGGCGAATGGACATTGCTGGCCCCTATCTGCCTGGGGCTGTTCCTGGTGGGGTTCGGCATCGGCCTGGGTTGGCCGCACCTGCTGACGCGCATCCTGCAAGTGGCTTCGGAACAGGACAAGGACACGGCCGCTTCGTCGATCACCACCCTGCAACTGTTCGCCATGGCCATGGGCGCGGCGCTGGCGGGGGTGATCTCGAACATGGCGGGCATCAATGAAGTGGCGGGCAATGGCGGCATCGCCCATGCCGCGCGCTGGCTGTTCGCGCTGTTTACCCTGGCACCCGTGTTGGCGCTGTTGATGGCGCTGCGGGCAACGCGGACGAAGCCGATCGAAGGCGCGCCCCTCGACCTTGGAATCGTCCAACCTGCCCCCATAACTAGCGAGGTATCCAACAAGGGGAAGCACAGACCATGA
- a CDS encoding Lrp/AsnC family transcriptional regulator codes for MDTQNPGPLFNLTDKDRQLLGLLQANAREPTASLARKLGVSRSAVQERITRLEKAGVITGYSVRIDQDRLQQTVTCFTMTSCTNKSYTDVMTSLRRMEAVQAVYAVSGESDFIIHLATATLSELNAELIRINMIKGVAHTASHIVMETKFSRKLMV; via the coding sequence ATGGATACGCAGAATCCCGGTCCACTGTTTAACCTCACCGACAAGGACAGGCAATTGCTTGGCCTGCTGCAAGCCAACGCACGCGAACCCACCGCGTCATTGGCCCGCAAGCTCGGGGTCTCGCGCTCTGCGGTGCAGGAGCGGATTACCCGCCTGGAAAAGGCCGGCGTCATCACCGGCTACAGCGTGCGCATCGACCAGGACCGGCTTCAGCAGACGGTGACCTGCTTTACCATGACCTCCTGCACCAACAAGAGCTACACCGATGTGATGACCTCGCTGCGCAGGATGGAAGCGGTGCAGGCCGTTTACGCGGTCTCGGGAGAGTCCGATTTCATCATTCACCTGGCCACCGCCACCCTGAGCGAACTCAATGCCGAGCTCATCAGGATCAACATGATCAAAGGGGTGGCGCACACCGCTTCGCATATCGTGATGGAAACCAAGTTCAGCCGGAAACTGATGGTGTGA